From one Lycium ferocissimum isolate CSIRO_LF1 chromosome 5, AGI_CSIRO_Lferr_CH_V1, whole genome shotgun sequence genomic stretch:
- the LOC132056837 gene encoding uncharacterized protein LOC132056837 isoform X1 — protein sequence MAYRRRQGITKSSTIKEENVFRPPDDDDEGRDTISSSSLAAQAIRASAAHRDSSLSSAYADSAFPHPNSQAAPPSYEYTSLSSSNETGGFWGVLAKKAKAILEDDNISPQFEAPGSSSLKETQFYQQYQNPNVSRKMDNPKLRKGLDALTSSLNHIGDTIGNALEEGRTIVENKTADIIQETRKLQIRRKGANSEEQNHVSGLHSEWQQSSRQTNHEDQLKASRDVAMATAAKAKLLLRELKTVKADLAFAKLRCSQLEEENKILRESCEKGDNPEDDDMIRLQLETLLAEKARLAHENSVYARENRFLREIVEYHQLTMQDVVYLDEGIDEVTEVYPVPAVSRMLSTSPPTPSSPRTPSEVPLSRSPSVKALASIAPQVTADGSQNEAPTINDMLLLNCEYRISFKF from the exons ATGGCGTATAGAAGGAGGCAAGGGATCACAAAGTCGTCAACTATCAAGGAGGAGAACGTTTTTCGTCCtcctgatgatgatgatgaaggaaGAGATACAATTTCTTCGTCAAGTCTGGCTGCTCAGGCGATTAGAGCCTCTGCCGCTCATCGTgactcttctctctcctctgcTTATGCCGATTCCGCTTTTCCACATCCTAATTCTCAG GCTGCTCCTCCTTCCTATGAATATACATCATTGTCAAGTTCCAATGAAACAGGTGGTTTTTGGGGAGTTCTGGCAAAGAAAGCTAAAGCAATTCTTGAAGATGACAACATTTCACCGCAATTCGAAGCTCCGGGCAGCAGCTCCCTAAAAGAAACCCAG TTTTATCAGCAATATCAGAACCCTAATGTGTCCAGAAAAATGGATAATCCGAAACTGCGGAAAGGCCTGGATGCACTCACATCTTCTTTGAACCACATTGGTGACACCATTGGAAATGCATTGGAG GAGGGGCGTACAATTGTTGAGAACAAGACCGCTGACATTATTCAAGAGACGCGCAAACTGCAGATCAGGAGAAAAGGTGCCAACTCTGAGGAACAAAATCATGTCTCTGGTCTACATAGCGAATGGCAGCAATCCTCAAGACAAACCAATCATGAGGATCAACTAAAGGCATCTCGTGAT GTGGCGATGGCAACTGCTGCCAAAGCCAAGCTTCTTCTACGAGAACTAAAAACTGTTAAAGCAGATCTTGCTTTTGCAAAACTAAGGTGTTCTCAgcttgaagaagaaaataaaatccttCGGGAGTCTTGTGAAAAGGGAGACAATCCTGAAGATGATGACATG ATACGGCTTCAACTTGAGACACTATTAGCAGAGAAGGCTCGTCTAGCGCATGAGAATTCAGTGTATGCTCGTGAGAATCGCTTCTTAAGAGAGATAGTGGAGTACCACCAATTAACAATGCAAGATGTTGTGTATCTAGATGAAGGCATTGATGAAGTAACAGAAGTGTACCCCGTACCTGCTGTCTCAAGGATGCTTTCTACTTCCCCTCCAACACCTTCATCCCCACGTACCCCCTCGGAGGTACCCCTCTCTCGCAGCCCCTCTGTGAAAGCTCTTGCTTCCATTGCACCCCAAGTAACAGCAGATGGTTCTCAGAATGAAGCTCCAACAA TCAATGATATGCTGCTGCTGAATTGCGAGTACCGAATTTCTTTCAAGTTTTAA
- the LOC132056837 gene encoding uncharacterized protein LOC132056837 isoform X2, producing MAYRRRQGITKSSTIKEENVFRPPDDDDEGRDTISSSSLAAQAIRASAAHRDSSLSSAYADSAFPHPNSQAAPPSYEYTSLSSSNETGGFWGVLAKKAKAILEDDNISPQFEAPGSSSLKETQFYQQYQNPNVSRKMDNPKLRKGLDALTSSLNHIGDTIGNALEEGRTIVENKTADIIQETRKLQIRRKGANSEEQNHVSGLHSEWQQSSRQTNHEDQLKASRDVAMATAAKAKLLLRELKTVKADLAFAKLRCSQLEEENKILRESCEKGDNPEDDDMIRLQLETLLAEKARLAHENSVYARENRFLREIVEYHQLTMQDVVYLDEGIDEVTEVYPVPAVSRMLSTSPPTPSSPRTPSEVPLSRSPSVKALASIAPQVTADGSQNEAPTSSNFPTSTGEDIRSQ from the exons ATGGCGTATAGAAGGAGGCAAGGGATCACAAAGTCGTCAACTATCAAGGAGGAGAACGTTTTTCGTCCtcctgatgatgatgatgaaggaaGAGATACAATTTCTTCGTCAAGTCTGGCTGCTCAGGCGATTAGAGCCTCTGCCGCTCATCGTgactcttctctctcctctgcTTATGCCGATTCCGCTTTTCCACATCCTAATTCTCAG GCTGCTCCTCCTTCCTATGAATATACATCATTGTCAAGTTCCAATGAAACAGGTGGTTTTTGGGGAGTTCTGGCAAAGAAAGCTAAAGCAATTCTTGAAGATGACAACATTTCACCGCAATTCGAAGCTCCGGGCAGCAGCTCCCTAAAAGAAACCCAG TTTTATCAGCAATATCAGAACCCTAATGTGTCCAGAAAAATGGATAATCCGAAACTGCGGAAAGGCCTGGATGCACTCACATCTTCTTTGAACCACATTGGTGACACCATTGGAAATGCATTGGAG GAGGGGCGTACAATTGTTGAGAACAAGACCGCTGACATTATTCAAGAGACGCGCAAACTGCAGATCAGGAGAAAAGGTGCCAACTCTGAGGAACAAAATCATGTCTCTGGTCTACATAGCGAATGGCAGCAATCCTCAAGACAAACCAATCATGAGGATCAACTAAAGGCATCTCGTGAT GTGGCGATGGCAACTGCTGCCAAAGCCAAGCTTCTTCTACGAGAACTAAAAACTGTTAAAGCAGATCTTGCTTTTGCAAAACTAAGGTGTTCTCAgcttgaagaagaaaataaaatccttCGGGAGTCTTGTGAAAAGGGAGACAATCCTGAAGATGATGACATG ATACGGCTTCAACTTGAGACACTATTAGCAGAGAAGGCTCGTCTAGCGCATGAGAATTCAGTGTATGCTCGTGAGAATCGCTTCTTAAGAGAGATAGTGGAGTACCACCAATTAACAATGCAAGATGTTGTGTATCTAGATGAAGGCATTGATGAAGTAACAGAAGTGTACCCCGTACCTGCTGTCTCAAGGATGCTTTCTACTTCCCCTCCAACACCTTCATCCCCACGTACCCCCTCGGAGGTACCCCTCTCTCGCAGCCCCTCTGTGAAAGCTCTTGCTTCCATTGCACCCCAAGTAACAGCAGATGGTTCTCAGAATGAAGCTCCAACAAGttccaattttccaacttccacgGGGGAAGATATAAGAAGTCAATGA